A region from the Cupriavidus sp. D39 genome encodes:
- a CDS encoding DUF1488 family protein — translation MPNSFSIHSPKPSDDGERVYFTIEADGAKSKGYISRSALDELAGGHIGDLGEIFDKHRDRIKEAAHLKWLVNPSLDPIVLSSDDF, via the coding sequence ATGCCAAATTCCTTCTCGATACATTCGCCGAAGCCGTCCGACGACGGGGAGCGGGTGTACTTCACCATCGAGGCGGATGGAGCCAAAAGTAAAGGCTATATTTCGCGCTCGGCTCTTGATGAACTGGCCGGTGGCCATATTGGCGACCTCGGGGAGATCTTCGACAAGCATCGAGATCGGATCAAGGAAGCGGCCCACCTTAAGTGGTTGGTGAATCCTTCGCTCGATCCCATCGTGCTCAGTAGCGACGATTTTTGA
- a CDS encoding isocitrate/isopropylmalate dehydrogenase family protein, with protein sequence MKNTIIHKIPATLIPGDGIGPEVVEATVQVLDALGSPFSWDVQQAGMAGVNSSGDPLPEATLASIRKNKLALKGPLTTPIGEGFRSSNVRLREEFQLYANVRPAMTIVPGRYENIDVVLVRENIGGFYVAHEYYVPVGDDPRAVAVSTGVNTRDACKRIARFAFEYAVKNGRKKITVVHKANILKALTGIFLEAAREVAREYENKVQMNDMIVDACAMQLVLNPWQFDMLLCTNLFGDILSDQLAGLVGGLGMAPGANVGDDTAIFEAVHGSAPDIAGKGIANPISLMLAAGLMLEHIGRHDLAQRLRAAITGTLNEDHVRSGDLKGTASTRQFADAIVYRLDVI encoded by the coding sequence ATGAAAAATACAATAATTCATAAAATCCCGGCAACGCTGATTCCCGGCGATGGCATCGGTCCGGAGGTAGTCGAGGCCACGGTCCAGGTGTTGGACGCATTGGGTTCTCCCTTCTCGTGGGATGTGCAGCAGGCGGGAATGGCTGGCGTCAACAGCAGCGGCGACCCGTTACCGGAGGCAACGCTGGCCAGCATCCGCAAGAACAAACTGGCTTTGAAAGGTCCATTGACCACGCCGATAGGCGAAGGCTTCAGGTCCTCCAACGTTCGCCTTCGCGAAGAGTTCCAGCTGTATGCCAATGTCAGGCCCGCGATGACGATTGTGCCCGGCCGCTACGAGAACATTGACGTGGTGCTGGTGCGGGAAAACATAGGCGGATTCTATGTGGCGCATGAATACTATGTTCCGGTCGGCGACGATCCGCGCGCAGTTGCAGTCTCTACCGGGGTCAATACCCGCGACGCCTGTAAACGGATTGCCCGTTTTGCCTTTGAATATGCCGTAAAGAACGGCCGCAAGAAAATCACCGTGGTGCACAAGGCCAATATCCTCAAGGCGCTGACCGGCATCTTCCTCGAGGCGGCTAGAGAAGTAGCGAGAGAATACGAAAATAAAGTGCAGATGAACGACATGATCGTCGATGCCTGCGCCATGCAGCTGGTGCTTAATCCCTGGCAGTTCGACATGCTGTTATGCACCAATCTGTTCGGCGACATTCTTTCGGATCAGTTGGCAGGCCTGGTTGGCGGGCTTGGCATGGCCCCCGGCGCAAATGTCGGCGACGACACGGCGATATTCGAAGCGGTGCACGGATCGGCGCCGGACATTGCCGGCAAGGGCATCGCCAATCCGATTTCCTTGATGCTTGCTGCAGGCCTGATGCTTGAACATATCGGCCGGCATGATCTCGCCCAGCGACTGCGGGCGGCGATCACAGGAACCCTTAACGAGGACCACGTTCGGAGCGGTGATCTTAAGGGGACGGCATCTACCCGCCAATTTGCCGATGCGATTGTGTATCGGCTTGATGTGATCTAG
- a CDS encoding 2-hydroxycarboxylate transporter family protein, whose amino-acid sequence MKSMPSEYILPIEKKTTEKLWPNGWWRLMEMRIGIIPLPVYLLLLALITGFISTGKVPSDISVSIALLAVGGFSCAELGKRLPVMRNIGAAAIFATFIPSYLAFKHLLPGMVLKNVVDFTKSTNFLYLFIASIIVGSILSMDRTVLIKGFIKIFVPLAAGSVAAAVVGTAVGTLLGLGAYHTFFYIVVPIMAGGVGEGAIPLSIGYSGILHQAQGDVFAQVLPPVMLGSLTAIMLAGVLNFVGKKYPHLTGEGRLQPGEHDEMHPAEEEGPGNTDIGHIAAAGITAISLYMFGLMCCKLFDFPAPVAMLFIAVILKLSRAVSPQLQQGSFVVYKFFSTAVTYPLLFAIGVSMTPWDKLVSAFNVLNLITIVSTVATLMATGFMVGRRLNLYPIETAILNACHSGQGGTGDVAILTAANRMQMMPFAQIATRIGGAITVTLTLIAMAQLK is encoded by the coding sequence ATGAAATCAATGCCTTCTGAGTATATATTGCCGATTGAGAAAAAAACAACAGAAAAATTATGGCCAAATGGATGGTGGAGGTTGATGGAAATGCGAATTGGCATTATACCGTTACCGGTGTACTTGCTGTTGCTTGCATTGATAACCGGATTTATCTCCACCGGAAAAGTGCCGTCCGATATTTCGGTATCGATTGCGTTGCTGGCGGTGGGTGGTTTTTCTTGCGCAGAATTGGGCAAGCGACTTCCTGTTATGCGCAACATAGGTGCCGCGGCGATTTTTGCGACCTTCATTCCTTCTTACCTGGCATTCAAGCATTTATTACCTGGCATGGTTTTAAAGAACGTGGTCGACTTCACCAAGTCGACCAATTTTCTTTATTTATTCATTGCTTCGATAATTGTCGGCAGTATCTTGAGCATGGATAGAACGGTTCTCATCAAAGGCTTCATCAAGATCTTTGTGCCGCTTGCCGCCGGTTCTGTCGCGGCCGCTGTTGTCGGCACGGCCGTCGGCACCCTACTTGGCTTGGGCGCTTACCATACCTTTTTCTACATCGTCGTTCCGATCATGGCCGGCGGTGTTGGCGAGGGCGCCATTCCATTATCAATTGGCTATTCCGGAATATTGCATCAGGCGCAAGGAGACGTCTTTGCGCAGGTCTTGCCCCCTGTAATGCTCGGCAGCCTGACCGCAATCATGCTGGCCGGTGTGCTGAATTTTGTGGGTAAGAAATACCCGCACCTCACTGGCGAGGGCCGGCTGCAGCCGGGCGAACATGACGAAATGCATCCGGCGGAGGAAGAAGGGCCCGGTAATACGGATATCGGTCATATTGCGGCCGCAGGCATTACGGCGATCTCGCTGTATATGTTTGGATTGATGTGTTGCAAGCTGTTTGACTTTCCGGCGCCCGTCGCCATGCTGTTTATTGCCGTGATTCTCAAGCTGTCACGCGCCGTGTCGCCGCAGTTGCAACAAGGCTCTTTCGTTGTCTACAAATTCTTTTCCACGGCTGTAACTTATCCGTTGCTGTTTGCCATCGGTGTATCCATGACGCCCTGGGACAAACTGGTGTCCGCATTCAATGTCCTCAATCTCATTACTATCGTATCGACTGTTGCGACGTTGATGGCGACAGGCTTCATGGTCGGTCGACGGCTGAATCTGTATCCGATTGAAACGGCAATTTTAAATGCCTGCCACAGCGGCCAGGGAGGTACCGGCGACGTAGCGATTTTGACGGCAGCGAATCGTATGCAAATGATGCCGTTTGCACAGATTGCGACACGCATTGGCGGCGCGATTACCGTAACACTCACCCTGATTGCCATGGCCCAGTTGAAATGA
- a CDS encoding response regulator, translating to MKVLLIEDNASLIHWLARLLKDERFMVDTALDGEYADRLLQTQSYDVVLLDLQIPRLAGKSVLRRLRSRRNNVPVLVVTASASVDEKVECLGLGADDYLVKPFEVRELVARIKALARRQTGEKQAELACGDLTYNTDTRRFYVAGELLSLRLKEHTALEILMMRLGKTVSKASLMSGVYSLDEDASEDAIEIYIHRIRKKLEGCQATIMTLRGLGYLLQQRQ from the coding sequence ATGAAGGTATTGCTGATCGAAGACAACGCTTCGCTCATCCACTGGCTCGCCAGGCTGCTGAAGGATGAGCGCTTCATGGTCGACACCGCGCTGGACGGAGAGTACGCCGATCGGCTGCTGCAGACGCAGAGCTATGACGTGGTGCTGCTCGACCTGCAGATCCCGCGGCTGGCCGGCAAGAGCGTGTTGCGCCGGCTGCGCTCGCGCCGCAACAACGTACCCGTGCTGGTGGTGACCGCAAGCGCATCGGTCGACGAGAAGGTGGAGTGCCTGGGCCTTGGCGCCGACGACTACCTCGTCAAGCCTTTCGAAGTGCGGGAACTGGTCGCGCGCATCAAAGCCCTGGCCCGGCGGCAGACCGGAGAGAAGCAAGCCGAACTGGCTTGCGGCGACCTCACCTACAACACCGACACGCGGCGGTTCTACGTTGCAGGAGAGCTGCTTTCGTTGCGGCTGAAAGAGCACACCGCACTGGAAATCTTGATGATGCGGCTGGGCAAGACCGTGTCCAAGGCAAGCCTCATGTCGGGCGTGTACTCGCTCGACGAGGACGCCAGCGAGGATGCCATCGAAATATATATCCACCGCATCCGCAAGAAACTCGAGGGCTGCCAGGCCACCATCATGACGCTGCGCGGCCTCGGTTACCTGCTGCAGCAAAGGCAATGA
- a CDS encoding sensor histidine kinase — protein sequence MIHSLRVRLLMWLLVPLTVFIGLSSYASYLSAADTANRLQDRALQASADAIAGQIGWADGRLTVQVPPSALSSFDSPYTDHVYYNVVDDRGRILAGNPGFDQHLMTGASNPVFYVSQFQAQRVRVVQTSRTMFDSGQARKVTVTVGQTLIGNHELVRTLRMPALLREVVMLVLAVALVVVGLTVELRPLLRVKDEVAGRDPMDLVPVTVSDLPQELRPIVEAINQCIRRLNEYVRQQKCFIADAAHQIRTPLAVLGAQLQFAARMDDATRLGEILGSMETSTQALTNLANKLLLLSQAEAAAANSSGAAQPVADLVPVVTAALEDMVVLAQRKGIDLGAELAADSVTVGVNEWMMAAVVSNLVDNAIRYTPEHGQVTVALAREAGCAILAVSDNGPGIPAEARPKVFDRFYRNALPNQEGSGLGLAIVKEIVLAAQGQVGLSAGIGGRGVTLTVRLPLAP from the coding sequence ATGATCCACAGCCTGCGAGTACGGCTGCTGATGTGGCTGCTGGTGCCGCTGACGGTATTTATCGGCCTCAGCAGCTACGCGTCTTACCTGAGCGCGGCCGATACCGCCAACCGCTTGCAGGATCGCGCGCTGCAGGCCTCGGCCGACGCCATCGCGGGCCAAATCGGCTGGGCGGACGGCCGCCTCACGGTGCAGGTGCCGCCGTCGGCGCTGTCCTCGTTCGATTCGCCCTACACCGACCACGTCTACTACAACGTGGTCGACGACCGCGGCCGCATCCTCGCCGGCAATCCCGGTTTCGATCAGCATCTGATGACTGGCGCCTCCAATCCGGTGTTCTACGTTTCGCAGTTCCAGGCGCAGCGGGTGCGGGTGGTGCAAACTTCGCGCACCATGTTCGATTCTGGACAGGCGCGCAAGGTCACCGTCACCGTCGGGCAGACGCTGATCGGCAACCACGAGCTGGTACGCACCTTGCGCATGCCGGCGCTGCTGCGCGAAGTGGTGATGCTGGTGCTTGCGGTCGCGCTGGTGGTGGTAGGCCTCACAGTGGAACTGCGCCCGCTGCTGCGCGTGAAGGACGAGGTGGCAGGACGCGACCCGATGGATCTGGTGCCGGTGACGGTATCCGACCTGCCGCAGGAACTGCGGCCCATCGTCGAAGCCATCAACCAATGCATCCGCCGCCTGAACGAATATGTGCGCCAGCAAAAATGCTTTATCGCCGATGCAGCGCACCAAATCCGCACCCCGCTCGCGGTGCTGGGCGCGCAGCTACAGTTCGCCGCCCGGATGGACGACGCCACCAGGCTGGGCGAGATCCTTGGCTCGATGGAGACCAGCACGCAGGCCCTGACCAACCTGGCCAACAAGCTGCTGCTGCTGTCGCAGGCCGAGGCTGCGGCTGCGAACAGCTCAGGCGCAGCACAACCGGTCGCTGACCTGGTGCCGGTGGTGACCGCCGCGCTGGAGGATATGGTGGTGCTGGCCCAGCGCAAGGGCATCGACCTGGGCGCCGAGCTGGCGGCCGACAGCGTCACGGTGGGGGTCAATGAGTGGATGATGGCCGCGGTGGTATCCAACCTGGTGGACAACGCGATCCGCTACACGCCCGAGCATGGCCAGGTCACCGTGGCGCTGGCGCGCGAAGCGGGCTGCGCCATCCTCGCAGTGAGCGACAACGGGCCCGGTATTCCCGCCGAAGCGCGGCCCAAGGTGTTCGACCGTTTCTATCGCAATGCGCTGCCGAACCAGGAAGGCAGCGGTCTGGGGCTTGCCATCGTCAAGGAGATCGTGCTGGCCGCCCAAGGCCAGGTGGGCCTGAGCGCGGGCATCGGCGGACGCGGCGTGACCCTGACGGTGCGCCTGCCACTGGCCCCCTGA
- a CDS encoding GNAT family N-acetyltransferase has translation MACYRGCSLDVLECCGLPNDVFDQALRFFHLAVLDKRVVGCACAEQYGETVVVRSVGVLQEYRGHQIATHLVGSMLTRARADGCTKAVLITAGRLGLSNHCDFRSRSSNPCRRKFGYPRPSWEDLAGEGIQDFHGLASCTTCREESISRASQRRWLARKPHTQARSNTSQSTTRKAGPASKSARLCL, from the coding sequence TTGGCCTGCTATCGTGGATGTTCTTTGGATGTTCTTGAGTGTTGTGGATTGCCTAACGATGTTTTCGATCAAGCATTGCGCTTCTTTCATCTCGCTGTATTAGATAAGCGGGTAGTAGGTTGTGCTTGCGCCGAGCAATATGGAGAGACGGTTGTTGTGCGGTCCGTTGGTGTGCTTCAAGAGTATCGTGGTCATCAAATCGCGACGCACCTTGTCGGCAGCATGCTGACGCGCGCTCGCGCGGATGGATGTACCAAGGCGGTACTCATCACCGCTGGCCGGCTCGGCCTCTCTAATCACTGCGATTTTCGCTCGCGGAGCTCGAATCCATGCCGGAGGAAGTTCGGCTATCCAAGACCTTCGTGGGAAGATTTGGCGGGGGAGGGCATTCAAGATTTCCATGGGCTAGCTTCGTGCACGACTTGCCGGGAGGAGTCAATATCTCGCGCAAGTCAGCGCCGATGGCTAGCCAGGAAACCGCACACTCAAGCGAGATCCAACACGTCGCAAAGCACCACGCGCAAAGCGGGGCCGGCTTCGAAGTCAGCTCGGCTTTGCCTCTGA
- a CDS encoding H-NS histone family protein: MATYKQLLAEKERLETQLAEVRQSEVAGVIEKIQALMAEYELTVDDLAPKRRRGRPAASDKPKAAAKEKTSLPPKYMDPKTGATWTGRGRAPAWLGKNRDKFLIPEA; this comes from the coding sequence ATGGCTACCTACAAACAGTTGCTAGCAGAAAAGGAAAGGCTGGAAACGCAGCTCGCCGAGGTTCGTCAAAGCGAGGTCGCGGGCGTCATTGAGAAAATCCAGGCTTTGATGGCAGAGTATGAACTCACCGTCGATGACTTGGCACCGAAGCGGCGCCGTGGACGCCCGGCGGCTAGTGACAAGCCCAAGGCTGCGGCGAAGGAGAAGACATCGCTGCCGCCAAAGTACATGGACCCCAAGACGGGCGCCACCTGGACCGGCCGTGGTCGGGCACCGGCGTGGCTAGGGAAGAATCGCGACAAGTTTCTGATTCCAGAGGCGTGA
- a CDS encoding PHA-granule associated protein 4 translates to MATARAGTKGEALRLLGTEGVTVVELDYEAGWQDAIELGRLGQKAGIRVEYRGQENIAVKSPTALVAGLMQPKTTFRQRNLYCQFDLTELPAAELESLEAKASKLGDYILAGRLMREVDSVWTE, encoded by the coding sequence ATGGCGACAGCACGAGCTGGCACCAAAGGGGAGGCACTAAGACTCCTGGGGACGGAAGGCGTGACCGTGGTGGAACTGGACTATGAGGCTGGCTGGCAAGACGCGATTGAACTGGGTCGGCTCGGCCAGAAGGCAGGGATCCGCGTGGAATATCGCGGGCAAGAGAACATCGCAGTCAAATCGCCGACGGCATTGGTCGCTGGCCTGATGCAGCCAAAAACGACCTTCCGGCAGCGAAACCTCTATTGTCAATTTGATCTGACCGAGCTGCCTGCAGCTGAGTTGGAGAGCCTCGAGGCAAAGGCATCCAAGCTGGGCGACTATATTCTCGCCGGGCGGTTGATGCGGGAAGTGGATTCGGTATGGACAGAGTAA
- a CDS encoding IS630 family transposase yields the protein MRVAPEILLTDEEQTRLTRLVQSKLTSVRLAQRARIVLLAANGMQNKDIAEQLGIGRVQVSRWRERYAQSGLAGIERDLPRGAPPLKVDTARLVELTTQAKPVAATHWSTRKMAAELGVSASTVMRHWHAHGLKPHIVRGFKVSRDPKFVEKLEDIVGLYMSPPEHALVLCCDEKSQVQALDRTQPGLPLKKGRAATMTHDYKRNGTTTLFAALNVLDGQVIAQCQQRHRHSEWLKFLRKIDRETPKDKTLHLIADNYATHKHPAVQDWLAKHPRFNMHFTPTSASWLNMVERFFRDITTERLRRGVFTSVPELVDAINEYIAHHNTNPKPFIWTKSARDILQKVIRANRRLSSKQNGTLH from the coding sequence GTGCGAGTTGCCCCCGAGATCCTGTTGACCGACGAGGAGCAAACCAGGTTGACGCGGCTGGTTCAGTCGAAGCTCACGAGCGTGAGGCTGGCGCAGCGCGCGCGCATCGTGCTGCTGGCCGCCAACGGCATGCAGAACAAGGACATCGCCGAGCAGTTGGGAATCGGACGCGTGCAGGTTTCGCGTTGGCGCGAGCGGTATGCGCAATCGGGGCTGGCCGGTATTGAACGTGACTTGCCACGCGGTGCGCCGCCATTGAAGGTGGACACGGCGCGGCTGGTGGAGCTGACCACTCAAGCCAAGCCCGTGGCGGCCACGCACTGGAGCACGCGCAAGATGGCCGCCGAGTTGGGCGTGAGCGCCAGCACCGTCATGCGGCATTGGCACGCCCACGGGTTGAAGCCGCACATAGTGCGGGGCTTCAAGGTGTCGCGCGATCCGAAGTTCGTCGAGAAGCTTGAAGATATCGTTGGCCTGTACATGTCGCCACCCGAGCACGCGCTGGTGCTGTGCTGCGATGAGAAGAGCCAGGTGCAGGCGCTGGATCGCACACAGCCCGGGCTGCCGCTGAAGAAGGGGCGCGCGGCCACCATGACGCACGATTACAAGCGCAACGGCACGACCACGCTGTTTGCCGCGCTCAACGTGCTCGATGGCCAGGTCATCGCCCAGTGCCAGCAGCGCCACCGTCATAGCGAGTGGTTGAAATTCCTGCGCAAGATCGACCGCGAGACGCCCAAGGACAAAACGCTGCATCTGATCGCCGACAACTACGCCACGCACAAGCATCCTGCGGTACAGGACTGGCTGGCCAAGCATCCGCGATTCAACATGCACTTCACGCCCACCTCGGCATCATGGCTGAACATGGTCGAGCGGTTCTTTCGCGACATCACAACCGAGCGACTTCGCCGGGGCGTATTCACCAGCGTGCCGGAACTGGTCGACGCCATAAATGAGTACATCGCTCACCACAACACCAACCCCAAGCCGTTCATCTGGACCAAGAGCGCTCGCGATATCCTGCAGAAGGTCATTCGCGCTAACCGCCGCTTAAGTTCCAAACAGAATGGAACACTGCACTAG
- a CDS encoding TniQ family protein, translated as MQREVSCAERVRPWPVAPRPFDDEAFGGWLGRLAATYRISVHQLWASGQLGAFPYLPRCGWLLFPPVDELVLARLAALTHVNIDRLVAIQTPAAWVSDRRGLSFCFECLALNPLDVFSPRWKREWLNPAATVCEIHDHRLQAISSFRLHQLKNLNAVIRWVGKQYARGIASRSEASLARHVRSISAHHSQN; from the coding sequence ATGCAGCGCGAGGTCTCCTGTGCTGAGCGTGTGAGACCTTGGCCGGTGGCGCCACGTCCGTTTGACGACGAGGCCTTTGGCGGCTGGCTGGGGCGCTTGGCAGCCACGTATCGAATCAGCGTCCACCAGTTATGGGCAAGTGGGCAGCTTGGGGCATTCCCCTACTTGCCCCGCTGTGGATGGCTGCTGTTTCCGCCGGTTGATGAGCTGGTGCTTGCCCGTCTCGCAGCTCTGACTCACGTTAACATCGACAGACTAGTGGCGATCCAAACACCAGCAGCGTGGGTGTCCGACCGACGCGGCCTTTCATTCTGCTTCGAGTGCCTCGCTCTGAATCCCCTCGATGTCTTTTCGCCTCGCTGGAAACGTGAGTGGCTGAATCCGGCGGCAACTGTCTGTGAAATTCACGATCACCGCCTCCAGGCCATCTCATCGTTCAGGTTACACCAGCTCAAAAATCTCAATGCAGTGATCCGTTGGGTAGGGAAACAGTACGCGCGGGGGATCGCGAGTCGTTCCGAAGCCTCGTTGGCACGCCACGTTCGCAGTATTAGTGCGCACCATTCGCAGAATTAG
- a CDS encoding TniB family NTP-binding protein: MGALLTHLLPAARPLAQCDDNVRIRGLARNRWIDYPRATQALEILERLIQTPERERMPCLLLHGDSNIGKTQIISKFRRHHPPEYDEEKGVEMCKIVAMQMPPTPDQQRFYASLLFELGAPFNATARLSALEKLTRELLRKVAPRMLIVDEVHHLLAGSYREQRASLNLLKFLANDLRISIVLVGTQDAVIALQTDPQMVSRFTRFEIPRWNESEAFRCLLAAFERILPLRRPSNLARQEMVQAILAASGGLTGEVSRVLNVATELAIRDGREVIELGHIENAARGLLC; encoded by the coding sequence ATGGGCGCGCTACTCACACATCTTCTGCCTGCTGCAAGACCATTGGCTCAGTGCGATGACAATGTCCGGATTCGAGGGCTGGCCCGTAACCGATGGATCGATTACCCGCGTGCCACGCAGGCGCTGGAGATTCTTGAACGACTCATCCAGACACCTGAGCGCGAGCGTATGCCATGCCTGTTACTGCACGGAGACTCCAATATCGGAAAGACGCAGATCATCTCCAAGTTTCGGCGTCATCATCCGCCCGAGTATGACGAGGAAAAGGGCGTTGAGATGTGCAAGATTGTCGCCATGCAGATGCCGCCGACACCTGATCAGCAGCGATTCTATGCGTCACTGCTTTTCGAGCTGGGGGCGCCTTTCAATGCTACAGCCCGGCTTTCCGCGCTCGAGAAGCTGACCCGAGAGCTTCTTCGGAAGGTGGCGCCGCGGATGCTGATTGTTGATGAGGTCCATCACTTGCTGGCAGGAAGCTACCGGGAACAGCGGGCATCCTTGAATCTGCTGAAGTTTCTGGCGAATGATTTGAGAATCTCCATCGTCCTCGTTGGCACCCAAGACGCCGTGATTGCGTTGCAAACGGATCCGCAGATGGTGAGCCGGTTCACACGCTTCGAAATTCCCAGGTGGAACGAATCAGAGGCCTTCCGATGCCTCCTTGCTGCCTTTGAACGAATTCTGCCCCTTCGACGGCCGTCGAACCTGGCGCGGCAAGAGATGGTTCAGGCGATTCTGGCGGCGAGCGGCGGACTAACCGGGGAGGTATCGCGGGTACTCAATGTCGCGACTGAACTCGCCATTCGCGACGGCAGAGAGGTGATCGAACTTGGCCACATCGAGAATGCAGCGCGAGGTCTCCTGTGCTGA
- a CDS encoding Mu transposase C-terminal domain-containing protein, whose product MWATLGGVTPPKLLPDTASEALRFLIQFLPMTYRTVQADGLTLFYIRYWHPIFTAWRATKQKVITRFHPEDLSKIFVSVDGKRYLGATFADLHRERVSLWEQRSALRHLRAQGQKYVSEAMLFEAIDEQRRIVARARTQSLGASRRGTVLKDPVPRNARQESSQVRQSESASVKPTEASVDYSKPAIAYDIEQW is encoded by the coding sequence ATGTGGGCCACTCTTGGCGGCGTGACGCCACCGAAGTTGCTTCCCGATACGGCGTCCGAGGCTTTGCGCTTCCTGATCCAGTTCCTGCCGATGACCTATCGAACGGTCCAGGCGGATGGTCTCACGCTATTCTACATTCGATACTGGCACCCAATCTTTACTGCGTGGCGGGCAACCAAGCAGAAGGTCATTACACGGTTTCACCCGGAAGATCTCTCCAAAATTTTTGTCAGCGTTGATGGCAAACGGTACCTCGGGGCGACCTTTGCCGACTTGCACCGTGAGCGCGTTTCGTTATGGGAGCAGCGCAGCGCATTACGGCATCTGCGCGCCCAGGGACAGAAATACGTCAGCGAGGCGATGCTGTTTGAGGCCATCGATGAACAGCGACGGATCGTTGCGCGCGCAAGAACGCAATCATTGGGCGCAAGCCGTCGAGGCACTGTCTTGAAGGATCCGGTGCCAAGGAACGCTCGGCAAGAGAGTTCTCAAGTTCGGCAAAGCGAAAGCGCATCGGTGAAACCTACTGAGGCGTCCGTCGACTACAGCAAGCCAGCCATAGCGTACGATATCGAGCAATGGTGA
- a CDS encoding integrase catalytic domain-containing protein: protein MNDVLTTWLPQQRYLAHPLFELTIEIRKRCADAGITAPARSTISRRWAAHRKEEALLQAALPAATIPPGSLVARYPMDIVQVDHTLADVILVDELYRRPIGRPWLSLAVDVATRCVVGVYVGMDRPSAATVALLLTRVVLAKVSWLASLEVSAEWPMHGIPKVLHLDNAAEFKSRALRSGCSQYGVELMYRPAGRPYFGGHIERLNRTLMERVHSLPGSTGSSPKGRKARAPDREASLTIREFERWLVLEIAQRYHHNAHRGCAEPLPTPCGPLLAA, encoded by the coding sequence GTGAACGATGTACTAACCACATGGCTGCCGCAGCAGCGTTATCTGGCGCATCCGCTGTTTGAGCTGACCATCGAAATCCGCAAACGTTGTGCAGATGCCGGCATCACCGCACCAGCCAGGTCAACCATTTCACGGCGCTGGGCCGCTCATCGGAAGGAAGAGGCGCTTCTGCAGGCGGCGTTACCGGCGGCAACAATTCCGCCTGGCAGTCTCGTGGCGCGTTACCCGATGGACATCGTTCAGGTCGATCACACTCTGGCCGATGTGATCTTGGTGGATGAGTTATATCGGCGTCCCATAGGTAGGCCATGGCTTAGCCTCGCTGTTGACGTTGCCACACGATGTGTCGTGGGAGTGTATGTGGGGATGGACCGCCCGAGTGCGGCCACAGTCGCTCTCCTGTTGACGCGCGTCGTGCTCGCCAAGGTGAGTTGGCTCGCCAGCCTCGAGGTCAGTGCCGAATGGCCGATGCACGGCATCCCGAAGGTTCTTCACCTCGACAATGCGGCCGAGTTCAAGAGCAGGGCGCTGCGTTCCGGGTGTAGCCAGTACGGGGTGGAGTTGATGTATCGTCCCGCCGGACGCCCATACTTTGGCGGACATATCGAGCGATTGAACCGGACCCTCATGGAGCGCGTCCACAGCTTGCCGGGGTCGACTGGATCCTCTCCAAAGGGCCGCAAGGCTAGGGCGCCTGATCGAGAGGCATCCCTGACTATCCGAGAGTTCGAGCGGTGGCTGGTCCTGGAGATTGCGCAGCGCTATCACCATAATGCGCACCGGGGTTGCGCGGAGCCACTCCCTACTCCATGTGGGCCACTCTTGGCGGCGTGA
- a CDS encoding ProQ/FINO family protein translates to MGFEQLAALKEQLAKQAKAAPPDKTRRASPKASARPAKPVKPVDPVLQAIVKLQKRFPQTFPKNPAPKVPLKIGTFEDLVPHAQELGLTEPALRDAIRTWCRGCCRSLFRLMATSNYANVGASQDR, encoded by the coding sequence ATGGGCTTCGAACAACTGGCGGCATTGAAGGAACAACTGGCAAAGCAAGCCAAGGCCGCGCCACCGGACAAGACGCGTCGCGCATCCCCGAAGGCTTCGGCCCGCCCAGCGAAACCCGTTAAGCCCGTCGATCCGGTGCTGCAAGCTATCGTGAAGTTGCAGAAACGGTTCCCACAAACCTTTCCGAAGAATCCTGCGCCCAAGGTACCGCTCAAGATCGGCACCTTTGAGGATCTCGTCCCGCACGCGCAGGAACTTGGCCTGACGGAGCCGGCATTGCGCGACGCGATCCGGACCTGGTGCCGCGGCTGTTGCAGATCGCTATTTCGGCTAATGGCGACCTCTAATTATGCAAATGTGGGTGCCAGCCAGGATAGATGA